The following proteins are co-located in the Pyricularia oryzae 70-15 chromosome 1, whole genome shotgun sequence genome:
- a CDS encoding RWD domain-containing protein — MGREDQIEEREVLESIFPDEITDITETEFRISITLDIPEDDTESEPPVMLLTVQYPEAYPDVAPRLDLAAPQNSTSSHPYFNVSDDKETLLAGVEETINENLGMAMVFTVVSALKEAAEQLVVDRREAKAREQEEAALAAEREENKKFHGEPVNPESFMRWRAGFLKEMEEQRLREEEERLAELKKQKVKEPVKLTGKQLWQQGLVGKVVEDDDDDDAPVAEVEKLKVAA; from the exons aTGGGGCGCGAAGACCAAATAGAAGAGAGGGAAGTCCTCGAATCAATTTTTCCCGATGAAATCACAG ACATAACCGAAACCGAGTTCCGCATATCAATAACCCTTGACATCCCCGAAGATGACACCGAGTCCGAACCGCCCGTGATGCTCCTGACAGTCCAGTACCCAGAGGCGTACCCAGACGTAGCTCCGAGGCTCGACCTCGCCGCGCCGCAAAACAGCACCTCATCGCATCCCTACTTCAACGTATCAGACGACAAGGAGACGCTGCTTGCGGGAGTCGAGGAGACCATCAACGAAAACCTGGGCATGGCCATGGTGTTCACGGTGGTGTCGGCGCTCAAGGAGGCGGCGGAGCAGCTGGTCGTCGACCGTCGCGAGGCCAAGGCCCGCGAgcaggaggaggcggcgctggcggccGAGCGTGAGGAGAACAAAAAGTTCCACGGCGAGCCCGTCAACCCCGAGTCGTTCATGCGCTGGAGGGCAGGGTTCCTGAAGGAGATGGAGGAGCAGAGGCtgcgcgaggaggaggagaggctggccgagctcaagaagcaaaaggtcAAGGAGCCTGTCAAGCTGACGGGGAAGCAGCTGTGGCAGCAGGGCTTGGTCGGCAAGGTTGtcgaggatgacgacgacgacgatgcgcCTGTGGCTGAGGTGGAGAAGCTCAAGGTCGCTGCATGA
- a CDS encoding TPR domain-containing protein translates to MAPTRPHNKKARSRQKNRSGADSANNARRTKQLLAEATALLEQGDVTSALRTAKDAVEAAPERLEAEARTLLGEVLLEVGDGEAARTQLLQAAEVDVEEDAGGVNLGARAEKYLWLAQLSEDGGADSVRWLERGAGVLRAALARVEERAVAAGLTDRQKTLVDEARRDLNRRLSSALCAVAEVYMTDLSWETDAEQRCEALITEATMLAPDLADAWQTVANVRISQGKPDEARTALTRSMDPWWSGEDDAAVPPFPTRVSLVRLLLEVEWEDRAIEVTERLIKEDDSSVEVLYLGGFGQFLIGEKLKAAAKDGVEDDWKTIWASARRWLKQCLTLFAAQEYEDDRLGQHAQELLGTLNKELGEAADDDDDDEDDGWEDDEDDEEGDGDKVMG, encoded by the exons atgGCGCCGACGAGACCACACAACAAGAAGGCCCGCAGCCGGCAAAAAAACCGAAGCGGCGCCGACAGCGCTAACAACGCACGGCGGACCAAGCAGCTGCTGGCGGAGGCGACGGCGCTCCTGGAGCAGGGAGACGTGACGTCGGCACTGCGGACGGCCAAGGATGCGGTCGAGGCAGCACCGGAGCgcctcgaggccgaggcccgcACGCTCCTAGGCGAGGTCTTGCTCGAGGTTGGCGACGGCGAGGCGGCCAGGACGCAGCTCCTCCAGGCCGCCGAGGTGGACGTCGAAGAGGACGCGG GAGGGGTCAACCTGGGCGCCAGGGCCGAAAAATACCTCTGGCTCGCGCAGCTGAGCGAGGATGGCGGCGCGGACTCGGTCAGGTGGCTGGAGCGCGGGGCCGGGGTGCTGCGGGCCGCGCTGGCGAGGGTAGAGGAGCGGGCAGTAGCGGCGGGCCTGACGGACAGGCAAAAGACACTGGTCGACGAGGCAAGGAGGGACCTTAACAGGCGGCTGAGCAGCGCGCTCTGCGCCGTGGCAGAGGTTTACATGACGGACCTGAGCTGGGAGACTGACGCGGAGCAGCGGTGCGAGGCGCTCATCACCGAGGCCACCATGCTGGCTCCCGACCTGGCCGACGCGTGGCAGACGGTTGCAAATGTCAGGATATCGCAGGGCAAGCCGGACGAGGCGCGTACGGCGCTCACGCGAAGCATGGACCCCTGGTGGTCGGGCGAGGATGACGCTGCCGTCCCGCCGTTCCCAACCAGGGTCAGCTTGGTGAGGCTGCTGCTCGAGGTCGAGTGGGAGGATAGGGCTATCGAGGTCACGGAGCGGCTAATCAAGGAGGATGATTCGAGCGTTGAGGTGCTGTACCTTGGTGGCTTTGGGCAGTTCCTTATCGGggagaagctcaaggccgCTGCCAAGGATGGTGTCGAGGACGACTGGAAGACCATCTGGGCGTCGGCTAGGCGGTGGCTGAAGCAGTGCTTGACGCTGTTTGCGGCGCAAGAATACGAGGATGACCGGCTAGGCCAGCATGCGCAGGAGCTTCTGGGCACGCTCAACAAGGAGCTGGGAGAGGCGgcggatgatgatgacgacgacgaagatgATGGCTGGGAAGatgatgaagacgacgaggagggaGATGGAGATAAGGTCATGGGTTGA